A window of Ignavibacteriales bacterium genomic DNA:
CCTCTCCGGCCAAACGGACAATGCGTTTTCCGCACGGTGGACCGGATCTGCCAACTGGCTCGCCTATGATACCCGGTATGTACGCGCGGGGACGAAGTATGGCGGCTACTACAAAGACGTCGAATTGAAGAATATCAGCTTCAACCTGATGCCGCTGCGCGACATCCGGCTCGAAGGATTCTACAGGGACGAGCAGCGGAATCTGGATCACGACACGACGCTTCTCCTCGCTCCGCGGGACCGGTATTATCAGGCAGGCCTCAGCATCTCGAATCTGCTGGCGGTGTACTACCGGACGAATGACCAGGACGACCTGCTGCCGGATCCGCATTTCCGCCGTAAGGAGGAGACCTGGCAGGTCCGTGTCGGCTACAACCTCCCCGCGGTCACCGTGATCGCAAGTGCCGATCTCGGTTCGACGGACGACAAGATCGCGGGGATCAAAAACCCGTTCCAGCGGTACTCATCGTACCTGAGCCTCCAGCCCTTCTCGGGACAGACTTACGGTTTCTCGGCGGAGTATACAAAGGACCGCGATCCCTCGACGTTCGAGCAGCAGGAGCGTCTGGCGGGGAGTTTCAGTGTCAACCTTCTGCTCGGTGAAGGAACTCAGTTCTCACTTTCGATCTTCGGAAACCGCGGGTGGGGCGCTGTGGAACAATCGTACACGCTGCTTGATGTGGGATTCGATCACTCGTTTCCCTGGGGACACACCGTGGCATTCCGCGGTCGGCAGAGTATCTTCAGCCCGTCATTCGAAAAGAAAGAAATTGCGTGGCTCGTCGAGTATTCAGTACCGATCGGAGTTCCGATCGCCCGCAGCACTGTCAGCGGTCAGCTTATCGGACGTGTGATGGATGCGGAAAAAGGGACAGGTGTTCGGAACGTCCTCGTCTACGCGGGGGGCGCGACCGCACTCACTGATCGCAACGGTGACTACAATTTCCCATCGCTCAAACCGGACAAGTACTTTATCCAGGTCGACATGACGACCGTCGGTTTGAATCGCGTAACACTTCAGCAGCTTCCGCATGAGTTGACCATCGTCGGCGGGGAAGAAAGCCGGTTCGATGTATCGCTCAGCCGGTCAGTTGTCGTGACCGGGACGGTGCTGATGTTCGGTGCGAAGGAGCAGGCGGCGAACGACACCACGCAGCCGGCAATTGTGGAGCTTGGAGGACATCCAAATGTTATCGTGGAACTCGTGAGCGGTGATGATGTCAATCGCAGGGTTACAGATAGTCGCGGTCGCTTCGCGTTTTCAAACATTCGGCCCGGGCGCTGGACACTTCGCATAGCCGACGGCAATCTCCCGCAGAATTATTACTTCGACAAAGAAGCGGTTGAACTGAACGTTGCTCCGGGTCAGTCCGCTGAACAGACTTTCAAGGCGCTGCCGAAGAGACGGAGAATTCAGATGATCTCGCAGGGCGTCACGATCTCGACATCGCCCGACAAGGGGAAAAAGACTCAGCCGCCGGTCGCGAAGAAAATTATTGAGCCGGTGCCGCAGGTTGCGAAGCCCGCTGAGGCGGCCGCGCTGAAACCGAAATCTGTCATACCAGCTCCCCAGACGGAGATCAAGAACCAAACGATCAGCCCTGTGCAAAGAGCCGAGAAGCCGGCGCAGATGCCTTGCAACGTGGTGTTCTGGCCTGAGAAACTCATTTTCTGTATTGAACATTCAGATTGGCGGAAGAAATCATCTGCAGATTCCGTCGCCGCTGTTCTGGTTCCGAAATCCAGGCTGGCCGTGTTCGTTCGAACAGTCGTTTTGCCCGACGGAAAGTTGAGCTATCGGGTTCTCCTCGGCGGATTCAAGTCACGAAGAGCCGCTGAAAACGCCTGCGAGGCAGTACGTGACCTGAAGTAGAACCCCTCCCTGGTCTACGTACGACGGCATCATCCGACCCGCATTCCCCATCCATTTTCTGTAGAAACTACAACTGTCTCACCTGAGACACTTTTTGAGAGTCTGCTTTTAACGACAGATTTGCGAGTGGTTCTGCTCGTGTGGCGGACGCTCTCCCCCGGTGAAGTTATGGCACCTATTTTGTCCCTCCTGACGCATGCTAACAAACCAACAAATCGCATTCCCGAACTTGACATTAACACAGTATTTCCGTTATTTCCTAGCGAGCATGAGCCCCAAATCCCTCAGATTGTCACTCATTTTCTGCATTTGTTTTCCCCTGGTCGCACTCGCCCAAACGGGTACGAGCGTCGTTCAGTCGCTTACCATCGAAGTGAAGCCGATAACAAAAATTGCCGTAAGCGGAAACCCCGGAGCGTTGTACATCACCGATGCCAACGCGGGGTCTGAAGAACTTTCGATAAGCGACAGCCGTTCGAAGTACAGCATGATGACGAACATCGACAACATGAAAATCGTCGCGTCGATCAACACAGCGATGCCAAACGGCACACGGTTGATGATCAAGCTCGAGAGCTCGAGGGGATTGAGCAACGGTTTCGTCGATGTATCGAACGCGATGAGCCCGGTGGAAGTTGTCGCAGGTCTGGCCAAGGGGAGCGATCTCGATCAGTCGATCACATATACCTTCGCAGCAGACGCATCAGTCGGACAAATCACCGCCGATGCGCGCGTGGTGACACTTACGTTGAC
This region includes:
- a CDS encoding SPOR domain-containing protein; translated protein: MTRHILTYPVFPSRIFFCFILFIALHVVSAHAFQSRSVEVVPSSGTRVETAPGRLLTLSFRVTNTSSSRKRFESTVVTPSGWRRLARDFPFELEAGGSDIRLLSISIPAESPARDYTLRYGVKDPSNPSEAAEVTMTIAITGVKEQGLKLIESPRIAVAGEAYTSVFVLNNKGNVANVVRLLAHSSAGFPAVPDSAALHVGPGETRTIRVKVSTDPALTAKLQDILELTAELDTANTAKASSFVEVVPRVTGSEERYVRFPVRALIRFAGEQEKRGTQLELSGSGPLGNNEENRLDLLIRTPDIQQKSVLGRRDEYQLAYIGKSFEAFVGDKNFSLTPLTEYNRYGFGASGNVKVNRMSAGAFYNEARFFSPKQREWAGYLNYRVLDAAQVGLNYLGKQEPGSSSVVTIRTLAQPMNRSELELEYGMSSLSGQTDNAFSARWTGSANWLAYDTRYVRAGTKYGGYYKDVELKNISFNLMPLRDIRLEGFYRDEQRNLDHDTTLLLAPRDRYYQAGLSISNLLAVYYRTNDQDDLLPDPHFRRKEETWQVRVGYNLPAVTVIASADLGSTDDKIAGIKNPFQRYSSYLSLQPFSGQTYGFSAEYTKDRDPSTFEQQERLAGSFSVNLLLGEGTQFSLSIFGNRGWGAVEQSYTLLDVGFDHSFPWGHTVAFRGRQSIFSPSFEKKEIAWLVEYSVPIGVPIARSTVSGQLIGRVMDAEKGTGVRNVLVYAGGATALTDRNGDYNFPSLKPDKYFIQVDMTTVGLNRVTLQQLPHELTIVGGEESRFDVSLSRSVVVTGTVLMFGAKEQAANDTTQPAIVELGGHPNVIVELVSGDDVNRRVTDSRGRFAFSNIRPGRWTLRIADGNLPQNYYFDKEAVELNVAPGQSAEQTFKALPKRRRIQMISQGVTISTSPDKGKKTQPPVAKKIIEPVPQVAKPAEAAALKPKSVIPAPQTEIKNQTISPVQRAEKPAQMPCNVVFWPEKLIFCIEHSDWRKKSSADSVAAVLVPKSRLAVFVRTVVLPDGKLSYRVLLGGFKSRRAAENACEAVRDLK